ACCACAGCTAGCGGGATCCCCCGGCCCTGGGAGCCAAATGAGCCACCCAAGCTGACAAACCATATCGACAGGGTCGACGCGTGGGAGGGCACTTACTTTGAGGTTAAAATACCATCGGATACCTTCTACGACAAGGAAGATACCACCACTGACAAGCTGCAGCTGACCTTGAagctgaaggagcagcagatgATAGAGGAGAACTCGTGGGTGCAGTTCAACAGCACCAGCCAGCTCATGTACGGCATGCCGGACCACAACCACATCGGGAAGCATGAGTACTTCATGTACGCCACCGACAAAGGCGGGCTTTTTGCTGTGGATGCTTTCGAAATCCACGTCCACAAACGCCCGCACGGGGACAAGTCTCCGGTGaagttcaaggccaggctggaagGGGACCACAATGCAGTGGTGAAAGACATCAATAAGAAGATCATGCTGGTGAAGAAGCTGGCTCTGGCCTTTGGTGACAGGAACAGCAGCACCATCACGGTGCAGGACATCGCCAAAGGCTCCATCGTAGTGGAGTGGACAAACAACACGCTGCCCCTGGAGCCCTGCCCCCGGGAGCAGATCCGGACTTTGAGCAAAAAAATTGCGGATGACTCCGGCGGGCCGAGCCTGGCTTTCTCCAACGTCTTGCAGCCCGAGTTCAAGCCTCTCAACGTGTCGGTGGTCGGCTCCGGCAGCTGCAGGCACATCCAGTTCATCCCCGTGACGAAGGACGGAAGGGTGATCTCGGAGGCGACGCCGACGGTGGCGGCGGGCAAAGACCCCGAGAAGAGCAGCGAGGACGACGTGTACCTGCACACCGTCATCCCTGCCGTGGTGGTGGCCGCCATCCTCCTCGTGGCCGGCATCATCGCCATGATCTGCTACCgcaagaagaggaaagggaagctgACCATCGAAGACCAGGCCACCTTCATAAAGAAAGGCGTGCCCATCATCTTTGCCGACGAGCTGGACGACTCCAAGCCTCCGCCGTCCTCCAGCATGCCCCTCATCCTCCAGGAGGAGaaggccccgctgccccccccagAGTACCCCAACCAGAGCATGCCAGAGACCACGCCGCTCAACCAGGACACCATCGGGGAGTACACGCCGCTGCGGGACGAGGACCCCAACGCGCCGCCCTAccagcctcccccccccttcaCCGCACCCATGGAGGGGAAAGGCTCCCGCCCGAAGAACATGACCCCGTACAGGTCCCCGCCGCCCTACGTCCCCCCTTAACGAACGGGAGGCTCTCGGGGGAGAAGGGGCCTCCAGCTCCACGCCAGTGCTGTCTGTGGGCCAGCAGCCCCCTCGCCAGCCAGGAACCCGAAACCCCAGCCCGCTCCCCAGCAGGCCCTCCCCGGCTGCGCCCGCCGCACCGGAGCGCTCGCGGGACTCGGGGGGacacttgttttatttttgcctaacaagctttggttttattttattcatagaAAAAATTCTCGGCTCAAACACGCCTTCCCGGCAGCTGGGCTCGTGGCCGGGGCCGGggtggtgggcagggaggggggacgggacgggtcgggatgggacgggacggggcgggaggagcaggcagcactgGGGTAGCACTCTGGGTCTCCGCTGTTTGCCTTTAACACTAACTGTACTGTTTTTTCTATTCACGTGTGTCTAGCTACAGGACGTAACATGAAAGGTAgcctaaaaataattaaattcaaGGGACTTTCTGAAGTCGATGTTCTAAGTTTTTACATTTAATCTGCTGTTTACCTAATCTGGGCTGTGTagttttggggagggggagggcagtgctgtgctgcaggcGAGCTCCAGGGGCTATTTGGGGCTGGTTAGGGGGAGACCTTCGAGGAcagccagcctcctcctcctcctgggggGGATCAGCTTCTTGGTTCGGGGTTtgattcttttattattattttttttaatcaaagaaatCCTATTTTTCTCACGCATCATAAAATAGTCATCAGTTGAGTCAGACTGGCTTGGGGTACCCGTGGCTAAGCGCgggggcagctgcctgcacctcGGGGTGCAGCGCTGTGCCGGGAGGGCGAGCTGGGCCCCATGCCGCGATAGCTTCTCCACTTCCCAGCGAGCGCCGAGGTTGGGGTGGtcttttttaagcaaaaccCCCTCCCCGCGAGGTGTTTTGGCAACGGCAGGGTGTTTTCTCCATAGCGCGGTGCCGTCTCTTTGCCTCGACTCCTCCTTGAGAGCGGTGCCGGAACAGCCTCGCCGGCCCCCAGCTCCGGGCCGCACGCCTCCTCCCGGCTGCTCTGCGCCCGGACGCTGttggaaaagataaaaagtttaaaaaaaaagaaaaaaaaaaaaagaaaaaaaaaagaaaaaagtgccaGGAATAGTTaatagtcaaaaaaaaaaaatcagtgaactCTCAAATCTAATTTTTTACTAAATTTTTGATACAGCCTCAAATcgttttattaaaaaaagacttaaaaaccGGTGTACCGCTGCCAGCAGTTTGTACGAGCTTAGCTTCCTAGTACCAGCTCCCTGGGACCCACCGCCCTGCTCAGGCCCAGCTCGTCTGAgccgcggggccgcccccggccgccccctgCCCCTCGGCTGCCTCTTCCTTCACTTTAtagatgttatttttctctcctttgcgCTAAATCATTTTAAGCATGGATTTACTTTGTGTTTTCCCTGAGCATTCTTTGGGGTACgtttgggagggaggagaaagaaccCCTGTGCGgcgggaggggggtggggggtgtcccAGCGCACACCGAAGCCATACCCACCCCCTCCCTGAGGGGATGGTGCGCTGCCGCAGCCGggcgagcggctgggtgggcgAGGGCCCTGCCTCTGCTTACGGGGGGGCTCTCCCCGGGCCCCTCCGTGCTGGCCGTGAGGGAGGCGAGGGGCCGGGGGGTGCCGGTGGGTgctcacccccaccccccccccccgctctgATGTCGGCGTCGCGGGGGCGGTTTCCGCGTTGTGTAAAGAAACGTATCGAGTCAATAAACCGTGTGCTTTACtacagccctgcctctgccaccGCCGCGGCGACGGGACCGGGCGGGCTCGGGGCGGGCTCCGGGAGACCCCGggccccggcgcggggcggcgggagcgcggcgccccctggcggcggGAGCGGGTTTCCCGCTtccgggcggcgcggggcgaTGCGTGACGCCACCGCGTacggcccggccccgcccagGAGGGGCGGCCGCGCTGCGCCGCCATGtcgggagcggcggggccggggccgcccgccgggccgggccgctccccgctgccctgcgccccccgccccgccgccgcgctccaGCTGGGCGGGGGGGCCGAGCCGGCACGGCCCGGCGTCGCCGTCATCGACCTTCGCTTCccccgcggcgccgccgccgaCGTGAgtgcggcccggcccggcccggcccggggcggggggtgccGGGGGCGGTACCGGTGTGGAGGGGGGGGATACCGGGGATGGTCCCGGGCGGGGGGTGCCAAGGGTAATGTCGGGGCGGTCCCTGTGAGGGGGCGGAGGGGTGCCGAGGGCGGTGCCGGTGCGGGAGGGGGGATGCCGGGGGCGGCGACGGTCCCAGTACGGGGAGGGGATGCTGGGGGCGGTACCGGGGCGGAGGGTGATGCGGGGGGCGGTGCCGGTATCGGGTGGATGCCGGTGCCGAGGCATTGCCAGGGGCAGCACCCGTACCGGTGTCGGGCGGGATGCGGGGGACAGTCCGGGTCCCCGTATGGGGGGAGGGATGCCGGTGCCCGTCCCAGTAagggccggggaggggggggatgcTGGTGCTGTTAACGGTATGGGGGGGTGTTGCCAGTGCCAGTACCGGTGTGGGGGGGGATGCCGGTGCGGAGGCTGAGGCCGCCGGTCCCGCAGGTGCAGGAGATCGTCTTCAGGAACTTCTACACGGCCTTCCTGAGCGTGCGGGTGCAGCGCCCCGGCCCCACCGGCTCCCGCCGCTGGGTGACCTGCCTGCGGGACTACTGCCTGATGCCCTGCCCACACACCGAGGAGGGCTCCCAGGACTACTTCTCCCTCCGCCGCCACCAGGTCGGCATGGCCGGACGGTGACCATGGCATCACCTGCACCCCTAGGGCTCAGCCCCTCTTTGCCCACACCCCAGGACGGCTCCCGGTCCCTGGGGCCCTGTGCTGATGCCCCACCGCGCCCCCACGGCAGCGGCAGGCTGGCCGGCCCCCGCGGGGCCtctcctgcccctgccagcccttCTCAGCAGCAAGGGACCCCGTGCTGGTCCGGTCCgtggccctgctctgcccacaCAGCCACCATGAGGTGACGTTTCCCTCGGGCTCCTTCTGTCTGgggtgggttgggtttttttttggaggaaatcCCAAAAGCTGCCCCGGAGCAACGCCAACCTGGCCAGCCCCTCCGGTGGCAGCTCCCCCTCTCCTTGCCCCGGCAGATGCTGTGCGACGTGGACCAGGTGACAGCGGTGCGGTTCATCCTGCGGCAGCCCTCCCCGGTCTGGCTCCACTTCACCATCGAGGAGCTGCAGATTTTCCCCCCCGGACAGAAGGTGAGTGGGTGCCggtgctgccctccctgccaggcagggatggaggtgggGATGGAGGTCACACCCTTGTGTGACTCTCTGGATCTGTTTCAGAGCCCCCAGAAGGATTTCCCCTCCTGGCTCTCCCAGCTGACCCCTCCggagcagccagccagcctgcaTGGGGTGAGTGATCCCCGCTGAGGTATTAGGGGGAAGGAGGGATCTGCGTGGGGTGCCAGCCGTGGGCGCGAGCGTCCCTTGTGAGGCTGCcggccccatccctgccccgTCGGCTCCAGGCCCCCACCAGGAATAGCTGTGGAGCCCCGAAATAACCCGCCTTGTGCTGGAAGTAGTTTGCAGcgttcagaagaaaaatacctcCACGGGTATGTGCAATTTGAGGTGACACTTAAGTCTACCTGCCCTTTAGTCTGGGGACAGGAACGTCCCCGTGGGAGCGGTGGGTGCGCAGCGTCGCTCAGCCAGTGGGTGGGACGTGCGGGATGGGGTGGCCTGGCTGGTCCCCGGTGCTTTGCAGAGCATGCGCCCAGGGGAGCGCGTTGCCCAGCCGAGGCGGCACGTGGGCAGAGGGAGGTCACAGCCATGGCGCATGTTTACAGCTTGCAAGCCCCATCTGCCTGGCCGGTGGCCTTCGGTGAGCGAAgtccaggcagggcagggcaggggcggGCAGCTGGCTTGCCCATGGAAACCTGCTGAATCAGCCACTGGCACTGCCTGTGGGAGCAGGCTGGTCCAGGAGCGGTGCCACGCCGCCCAGCACCTCTGGGGCAGTTCTGCCGCCGGGCTTCGGTGCTACGGGGCTTAAGCCACGTCGGCGGCGAGGCTTCTGCCAGCCCCGGCAGGTCTGGGAGCTCCGGTCCCTGCCCGGCTGTctggcaggctggggaggaCACCCCAGTCCCTTGCTGACTGCTTGGATCACACACCCCTTGGCAAGGGGTGGTCTAGGGGAGATGCCGGGGGTTGCTCTGGGCTTGGCTGTTCCCAGCATCACCACGAGGCACCCAACAGCAGCTCAGTGCCGCGGGCAGGGGAGAAGCGGCGTGGAGCTTCCCCcagcctggagagctgctgctgagcctgcGAGTCCCGCCTGGCTAAAGGTCCCCGGGAGAACCAGCGCCCGCAGCCCCGGGTTTCTGTTGCCAGGCCTGGGGAGCGCCGCGGAGGGAGGCTGTTGGGGAAACTCTGGACTGTGCGATTAGGTTTTTAATTATTAGCCAGCAATCTGCTTTCTGTCCTCGCCCTGGACGCCTGCCAGCAGAGACGGGCCGTGTCAGCACCACGGCACCCAGGGCTCAGGGTCACCTGTTTCCCCAGCTGCCTGTTTTCCTAGAGCGGGGCCTTGCTTACCCCACGTTGGGAAACCACTGGCAGGTCGGGAGTGTGGGCACCATCGCGATAGTGCCCGGCTCCCTGGGGGGCACAGCCAGCCGGCCACACCGCTGCCTGAGCCTGGGGCGATCCAGGCCATCCCCGCTCCGCAGCGTCATGCTCGCTTCTTTCCAGGAGCTCCCTGACCCGGAGAAGGTGTCGACAGAGGTCCAGCAAATGTGGGTGCTGACGGAGGTGATCCGGGCTCGCCAGGCAGCTGCCCGCATCGGGCGCTTCGACGTGAGTCCCACCACCCTGCTCGCGGGGGCTCTGGCCTTGCTGCATCGCTGGGGGGGAGCCCTCCTGGAGGGGCTGCTCCCGGCGGGATGGGGTGGGGATTTGGGGTGGGGTGTCCCGGCAGAGCGATGGTGCTGTGCAGGGACCGACGGTTGCTCTCTTTTCCAGGTGGACGGCTGCTACGATATCAACCTGCTTTCCTACACGTGAGCCCCGCGGGTGCTGGCCAGAGGGAGCCAGCTCCTCCGCACTCCCAGGGCCCAAGCAGACTCCTGTGCTCCCGCATCGGCCTTCGTCCCTGTGGCCCCGGGGGGTGTTCCAGGCCCTCCCCGTGCCCCTTCCCGACTCCTCCTGTGCTGGCTGGCAGTGGggggcagcgctgccgcccCAGAGCCCCCCGTGAGCCTCTCCCACCCCGGTGCCCTCCAGCTGCCGCGGCTCTGCTCTTGGCACGTCCTGTGTTGCTGCTCCCTGCTGCGGGCAGAGCCTGGCTCCTCCACCCTACCTCCGCGCTGGGGAGCGGGCCCGggccctggccctgcctgcgctgcctgcaAGACAAGGCTCCTGCGGACAAGGGGGTGCTGGGGCCGGTGCCCACCATGCTCGGGGGGGGGGCCGAGGAGGtgccggggggcggcggggagagcCTCGGTCACGACTAAAAGCTGCTACGTTGGTCCTACCTGTGCCTGCCTGTCTCTTTGTTTTGCGGGGGGGGGAATGGCCGTGCCCGGGCAGGACCGGCACCCAGCATccccccggggccggcggcgggggaggcggtgccggggggcggggcgggggccgggcggaCTCCATGTTCCAggcgccccggggccgggccgggccgtgccagggagggagggagggagggaggatgctgcGGGCGGGTTGCCGCGTcgcgctgccccgccgccccccgggcTCCGCGCCGctgagcggggccgggggggccgaggccggggagggggggctgaAGCGGACGCCGCTGGACGCCCTGCACCGATCCCGCGGCGGGCGGATGGTGCCGTTCGCCGGCTGGAGCCTGCCGCTGCACTACGAGCAGGGCCACCTCCAGTCCCACCTGCACAcccgccgccgctgctcccTCTTCGACGTCTCCCACAT
This region of Gymnogyps californianus isolate 813 chromosome 13, ASM1813914v2, whole genome shotgun sequence genomic DNA includes:
- the NICN1 gene encoding nicolin-1 → PAAALQLGGGAEPARPGVAVIDLRFPRGAAADVQEIVFRNFYTAFLSVRVQRPGPTGSRRWVTCLRDYCLMPCPHTEEGSQDYFSLRRHQMLCDVDQVTAVRFILRQPSPVWLHFTIEELQIFPPGQKSPQKDFPSWLSQLTPPEQPASLHGELPDPEKVSTEVQQMWVLTEVIRARQAAARIGRFDVDGCYDINLLSYT